From Topomyia yanbarensis strain Yona2022 chromosome 1, ASM3024719v1, whole genome shotgun sequence, one genomic window encodes:
- the LOC131686003 gene encoding nuclear pore complex protein DDB_G0274915-like produces the protein MSPLEVPSETPTATTLASTKMKPPGPCYASKHNNISKNSTTLPVVPSLTPVKPTPLRKSNPRSSGAALIITTSSQSASARQHSPPLSSASSSSSSSSSTSASSAESSPSSVTTVTTIESHSSASGPTPRGLIGEYLAAKSRSQQIPPPIFSPTVTSSTTIGNVEQQQQQAMAYKHPILLMDEDENGYGSVLSSVGNERNREVEVKLVEDNSIELLDATKDEELNEGEKESLIVPKPKMNAFHSSPPKDESPTKGGTENGDGRCRLVGKVNPNILKTWEQLRGGGIGGNDFCEHKRKNSRNSLITVTSSENSGDKQSCLIFYRNQYNVTEKPSDFTVTRIQHSDRSVSSTTIVDESTADPKTVSSTLSMVTSSTTTETSSEGCYDFYDSIDAGSSSGQRGGVMMMDEIEEDGDEYAMMAAGEGLADFTSLDRTKLMWSIDVE, from the coding sequence ATGTCACCGCTAGAAGTTCCCAGCGAAACGCCAACGGCAACGACGCTCGCCAGCACAAAGATGAAACCGCCGGGTCCCTGTTACGCTAGCAAGCACAACAACATCAGCAAAAACAGTACCACCCTTCCGGTCGTTCCATCGCTAACACCCGTAAAACCGACCCCACTCCGTAAGTCGAATCCCCGGTCCTCCGGTGCAGCGCTAATCATAACCACATCTTCGCAAAGCGCTAGCGCTCGGCAGCATTCACCACCGCTCTCATCAGCGTCCTCATCCTCCTCCTCCTCATCTTCCACGTCAGCTTCATCGGCCGAATCGTCTCCGTCGTCGGTGACCACCGTCACCACTATCGAGTCGCATTCCTCGGCTTCCGGTCCGACACCGCGCGGTTTGATCGGGGAGTATCTGGCGGCCAAGAGTCGCAGCCAGCAGATTCCACCGCCTATCTTCAGTCCGACGGTTACTTCGAGCACGACGATCGGTAATGtcgagcagcagcagcaacaggcAATGGCCTACAAGCATCCGATTTTGCTGATGGATGAGGATGAGAACGGATACGGTAGTGTGCTGTCTAGCGTTGGGAATGAGCGCAATCGTGAGGTGGAGGTGAAACTTGTCGAAGATAACTCAATTGAACTGCTCGATGCGACTAAGGATGAAGAGTTGAATGAGGGTGAGAAGGAATCGTTGATTGTGCCGAAGCCGAAGATGAATGCGTTTCATTCGTCACCACCGAAAGATGAAAGCCCTACTAAAGGTGGAACGGAGAATGGTGATGGCAGGTGTAGATTAGTAGGAAAGGTTAATCCTAATATTTTAAAGACTTGGGAACAGCTAAGAGGCGGTGGAATCGGGGGGAATGATTTCTGCGAGCACAAGAGAAAGAACTCTCGAAACAGTTTGATAACGGTGACGTCCTCGGAGAACAGTGGCGATAAGCAGAGCTGTCTGATTTTCTATCGAAATCAGTACAATGTGACGGAAAAGCCGAGTGATTTCACGGTAACCCGAATTCAGCATAGCGACCGTTCGGTCAGTTCGACTACGATTGTTGACGAAAGTACGGCCGATCCGAAGACAGTTTCTTCTACCCTTTCGATGGTAACGTCGTCGACGACTACGGAGACGAGTTCGGAGGGTTGCTACGATTTCTACGACAGCATAGACGCTGGCAGTAGCAGCGGTCAGCGTGGTGGCGTGATGATGATGGATGAAATCGAAGAGGATGGAGATGAGTACGCTATGATGGCGGCCGGAGAGGGTTTGGCCGACTTTACCTCGCTGGATCGAACCAAGCTGATGTGGTCGATCGACGTGGAATGA